Proteins encoded together in one Terriglobus saanensis SP1PR4 window:
- a CDS encoding phosphoadenylyl-sulfate reductase, which produces MNMETSELTELHLTEPAAYQELDLHAVIDGVDLEALQPEALLQHILSTAPNARPCFTCSFQTEDMVVLDFLRKAIPDIPVIFLETGYHFAETYAYRDQMAAAWNLNIINATAAETRVEHEAKRGLLYIVQPTDCCNLRKVAPLMASLEPYNLWFTGLRREQSPTRANLKKIEDHRTPNGHHLLKTSLLADWNWQQVTDYAHANAVPELPLYAKGYTSIGCEPCTAISTDPTNARAGRWGGKKLECGIHTFSEKSE; this is translated from the coding sequence ATGAACATGGAAACGTCTGAACTGACCGAACTCCATCTCACCGAACCCGCAGCCTACCAGGAGCTTGACCTCCACGCCGTCATCGACGGTGTGGACCTTGAAGCCCTGCAGCCGGAAGCCCTTCTGCAACACATCCTTTCGACGGCTCCGAACGCGCGTCCCTGCTTCACCTGCTCCTTCCAGACGGAGGACATGGTCGTCCTCGACTTCCTGCGCAAGGCGATCCCGGACATTCCCGTCATCTTCCTCGAAACCGGCTACCACTTCGCGGAGACCTACGCCTATCGCGACCAGATGGCCGCCGCCTGGAACCTGAATATCATCAACGCCACTGCCGCCGAAACGCGCGTGGAGCACGAGGCGAAGCGCGGCCTGCTATACATCGTGCAGCCCACCGACTGCTGCAACCTGCGCAAGGTCGCTCCGCTGATGGCTTCGCTTGAGCCTTATAACCTCTGGTTTACTGGCCTTCGCCGAGAGCAGTCGCCCACGCGCGCGAATCTGAAGAAGATCGAAGACCACCGCACCCCGAACGGTCATCATCTTCTGAAGACTTCGCTCCTCGCCGACTGGAACTGGCAGCAGGTCACGGACTACGCCCACGCCAACGCGGTTCCGGAGCTGCCGCTCTACGCCAAGGGCTATACCTCCATCGGCTGCGAGCCCTGCACCGCTATCTCCACCGATCCAACCAACGCCCGCGCGGGCCGCTGGGGCGGAAAAAAGCTGGAGTGCGGCATCCACACCTTCTCCGAAAAATCCGAGTAG
- the cysN gene encoding sulfate adenylyltransferase subunit CysN, translated as MATLTATPDFQTFLDDHLDRDLLRFTTAGSVDDGKSTLIGRLLHDTKSVYEDQLIAVQNSKVNRAGDNKAGGKRIDLSLLTDGLRAEREQGITIDVAYRYFATSKRKFIIADTPGHEQYTRNMATGASTADVAIVLIDGSKGLLPQSRRHTFIASLLAIPHVVAAVNKMDLVGYSEARFREIEADFLALTQKLGIKNVTMIPVSALEGDNVVNHLDNTPWYKGPTLLDYLETVPVHVEDNSLPLRFPVQLVQRPDRTFRGFSGTIASGTVHAGQHVVALPSGKRTTVKRIVTYDGDLRAAIAGQSVTLELADEIDLSRGEMLIAPDAQNFSIPHTGTRFSAKVVWMHERPLSPGQVYLVKHTTRTVRATASKIAFRVDVNTLEHSNAADISLNEIAEVEFTTTLPLFFDAYRTNRITGAFILIDPITNATVGAGMIDRALEENTEDTATTHLFAYLPGEPSLAFHVTHELANAGHNAILLDDAHITHLPSAIRAANLAGAIAVSSKALSAEDLASLRTWATIPTLDTAKSASHLAARLFEEEKA; from the coding sequence GGCAACCCTCACCGCGACACCCGATTTCCAGACCTTCCTCGACGACCATCTCGACCGCGACCTGCTGCGCTTCACCACGGCAGGCTCCGTCGACGACGGCAAGAGCACGCTCATCGGTCGTCTCCTGCACGACACGAAGTCCGTCTATGAAGACCAGCTCATCGCCGTACAGAACTCGAAGGTGAACCGCGCTGGTGACAATAAAGCGGGCGGCAAGCGCATCGATCTTTCGCTTCTCACTGACGGCCTGCGCGCCGAGCGCGAGCAGGGCATCACTATCGACGTCGCATATCGCTACTTCGCTACTTCGAAGCGCAAGTTCATCATTGCGGACACCCCCGGCCACGAGCAGTACACGCGCAACATGGCCACAGGAGCCAGCACCGCCGACGTCGCCATCGTTCTCATCGACGGCAGCAAGGGTCTTCTTCCGCAGAGCCGCCGCCACACGTTCATCGCTTCGCTCCTGGCCATTCCGCACGTCGTCGCCGCCGTCAACAAGATGGACCTCGTCGGTTACAGCGAAGCGCGCTTCCGCGAGATCGAAGCCGACTTCCTCGCACTCACGCAGAAGCTCGGGATCAAGAACGTCACCATGATCCCGGTCTCCGCGCTCGAAGGCGACAACGTCGTGAACCACCTCGACAACACGCCCTGGTACAAAGGGCCGACGCTGCTCGACTACCTTGAGACTGTCCCGGTCCATGTCGAAGACAACAGCCTGCCCCTGCGCTTCCCTGTGCAACTGGTACAGCGCCCGGACCGCACCTTCCGTGGCTTCTCGGGCACCATCGCCTCCGGCACAGTGCATGCAGGACAGCATGTCGTCGCTCTGCCCTCGGGCAAGCGCACCACGGTCAAGCGCATCGTCACCTACGACGGAGATCTTCGCGCCGCCATCGCTGGCCAATCCGTCACGTTAGAACTGGCTGACGAAATCGATCTCTCCCGTGGCGAGATGCTCATCGCGCCCGATGCGCAGAATTTCTCCATCCCTCACACCGGCACACGCTTCTCTGCCAAGGTCGTATGGATGCACGAGCGCCCGCTGTCGCCGGGGCAGGTCTACCTCGTCAAACACACCACCCGCACGGTCCGCGCAACAGCCTCGAAGATCGCCTTCCGCGTCGACGTCAACACGCTGGAGCACTCCAACGCCGCCGACATCTCGCTGAACGAAATCGCCGAAGTCGAGTTCACCACCACGCTTCCGCTCTTCTTCGACGCCTATCGCACCAACCGTATCACCGGCGCGTTCATCCTGATCGACCCCATTACCAACGCCACCGTAGGCGCGGGCATGATCGATCGCGCACTCGAAGAGAACACAGAAGACACCGCCACCACGCATCTCTTTGCGTATCTTCCCGGAGAACCGTCGCTCGCCTTCCACGTCACGCATGAACTGGCGAACGCGGGCCACAACGCCATCCTGCTGGACGACGCACACATCACACATCTCCCGTCGGCCATCCGCGCCGCGAATCTCGCGGGAGCCATCGCCGTCAGCAGCAAGGCGCTCTCTGCGGAAGATCTCGCCAGCCTGCGTACATGGGCCACCATTCCCACGCTCGACACGGCCAAGTCCGCATCGCACCTCGCCGCAAGACTCTTCGAAGAGGAGAAGGCATGA